GCTTTTGATGAATTATCCTACGGAAAAACTCGCTGtgaaagatttaaaatattattgcaggtaatttttttataaaatattttcaaataagatCTTATATATTTCATCCTTTAcaggaaaatttaataaatgtattCGACCCAATCGAGATAAAGGCATCAATTATTTTGGACACACCTGAAATTGATAACCAAAATGCGGAATCGcgtgataatttttgttataattgtCCAGTGATCAATAAACAGCGTTCAAAGACTGAAGATGTTATTAAGCTTCCATTCGCCGTAGATTGCGGTCCTGATGATGTTTGTCGTTCAAACATTACATTAGACGTAACCACAAACTTTGAGGGCAATAGATACATTATAGGAACACGGCAGGCAATAAACGTTtcaattaatgttaataattatggTGAAGGAGCTTATCAAGCTTAcctcaatatatttttaccaATATTTCTCACCTTAGCAAGTGTTCCTCTTAATTGCGATGAACACACTAAGGATAATGGCGAGTTGATTGTTTGTTCTATAGGGAACCCTCTTAAAGATAACGTAcgtataataataactaagaAAGATTTAGTAAGTTtgatgatgaatttttttttttttagcaaactGTTCTATTGGAAATAGACGTTATGGTAAATAGTGACCGAAAACAAACAAACTTAGAGATAAGTGTAGATACACAgagtgaaaatattaattatgcCAATAGTAAAGTTAACTTAACAATCTTCTTTGACGTCGATGTTGATATTGCCGTTGCTGGGTAAgatattacagaaaaaaaataatttttagttcaataaaataatttttttatatttacagaAAAGCACAAGAAGATTTGTATTCATATTTTAATGATACAGAAAACGCCTTAGATACAATGAGATTTGATCACATTTATGAAGTTCGTAAATTTGGCGTTACGTCTATTGAACAAGCAATATTAAAAGTTTTGATTCCTACTCATTTGATGGACGGTGGCAATTTGATTGATATAGCGACGATTAATCGAACAGAATTATCGTTGCctaaaactattattaatagaCACAATTCTTTTTGTTCGAATGGAACTATTGAAGATCATACAGAGTTTAAGTACGATAATTattctattgaaaaaattaatatcaaagaCAATTTTGTGAACGTTCTTACGGATGATCGTACATTCTATGTCAACTGTTCAAATCCTTTAATTATTTGTACGACTATCTACTGTGTACTACAGACACCCTTGAATTTATCAACAGTtgctgaaattaaatttactatggacttgaaaataaaaaatttgagaggtaatttaatatatttatttaataagttgtatcaataaattactgtttattactttcattttatttgtaGAGAATATATTGGAAGAAAAAGATATAGTTTACTTTGTGTCCAGCGGACATGTTAACATATCATTACCAGAAGGCATTgtacaaataaataacaataattcagATCATGTAGCGATAGGAACCACGTTTGTCGAGTCACCTATAGCTAAACCCGTTGCTGTCTGGATAATTGCATTTTCTGTTGTCCttggtattattttattgattattttaattattgtattagtCAAGATAGGGTTCTTCAATCgaagaaaaaaagaagaacTGGAAGCTTTGAAAGCTGATGATAATGTTAgtatattttgatttatataatttttattattaaattcaattaaggtttttattttttgcaattaattatttattattttagagaCAAGATCAAACTCTAGAAATGAATTCATCAACGGAAGTCCTCGATACAAATTAGaaatactattaaaaaaattttaagtaaaaaaatcatatttttgtgtaatatataattaactattaaatgataatttaaaaaagtgttTAAAAACTATACAAGCGTATATAAGTACTATATAAgtgtgataaaaaatatatcataagtaaagattatttatataataaagaatatttgtaatttttttttaataaaaaaaaattttatgttaatattcgatagtttgatttatttatttttcatattaattgaCATATTTCTtcagcaattttttaaatatttaatatttttaatatgtatttattatatataatatatttataataaactatatataatattttaaaaacaaacttGCGAAACATTCTGTAAAGGCCTCACTAACAATATTTAgtctatcaaaaaaatataggatactttttattaattctaacTCTGTAAAATATGTTAGCTGCTTTTacttcaacatttttttttgtaagccTATCTTTGTTACGTAAgcaatgaataatttatgtgTACCGagtaaattcataaaaaaaattatctatgtataaattatatcgtaaattgatcattttaaaattcgagATTCTTATTTTTAGCTATTTGATTTTCGTGATAAAATGTTTACTTACGAAGCTTGCAttaacgattaaaaattttatcgccATTTATAAAAGCAATCAATTAAGAAtatgttttcaaaaatcaagaaaacatttttagtTCTTAATCTTCATCATCACTGAGTCCAAGTCCTTTGGATATTTCAGCAGCGGATAATTTTCCACCGCCTGATGCAGGTGGAGATGGAGGACTCCGTGAAGGAGGTTGTGGTGGTGGCGGTGGATCATTCCTTGGAGGACCGTAATTATGATTGTAGGCAGGCGGTGGTGGTTGCGGGTTCGATGGATAATTATCGTGGGATTTCTAAATAAAgtagataattttttggatacatttataaaatacaaaaactcatttttcatttt
Above is a genomic segment from Cotesia glomerata isolate CgM1 unplaced genomic scaffold, MPM_Cglom_v2.3 scaffold_27, whole genome shotgun sequence containing:
- the LOC123274234 gene encoding integrin alpha-4-like, which encodes SVVPSYDITNYEYLGYSVTSGHYFGLSRRYFAAGAPRNDDMKGRVLVFSYDVNEKKLIIKNILTGTQHGEYFGSAITSCDVDGDGDDELIVGAPLWSETGDEGRVYIFHNRYYSYMELSSSIDGTVENGRFGSSVMCLGDIDKDGYQDIAVGAPYENDHGAVFIFNGQQKGLSTTWSQKITGDQFPETLKGFGISISEPRDVDGNGYPDFAVGAFKSSHAVLFRSHSVIHVNIDVDLDDNFKLETNSSSFFIKVCCSYDGIRAPDSIRIIKQLTIDPMEGRAYLQTIRKINGSYHAFDELSYGKTRCERFKILLQENLINVFDPIEIKASIILDTPEIDNQNAESRDNFCYNCPVINKQRSKTEDVIKLPFAVDCGPDDVCRSNITLDVTTNFEGNRYIIGTRQAINVSINVNNYGEGAYQAYLNIFLPIFLTLASVPLNCDEHTKDNGELIVCSIGNPLKDNQTVLLEIDVMVNSDRKQTNLEISVDTQSENINYANSKVNLTIFFDVDVDIAVAGKAQEDLYSYFNDTENALDTMRFDHIYEVRKFGVTSIEQAILKVLIPTHLMDGGNLIDIATINRTELSLPKTIINRHNSFCSNGTIEDHTEFKYDNYSIEKINIKDNFVNVLTDDRTFYVNCSNPLIICTTIYCVLQTPLNLSTVAEIKFTMDLKIKNLRENILEEKDIVYFVSSGHVNISLPEGIVQINNNNSDHVAIGTTFVESPIAKPVAVWIIAFSVVLGIILLIILIIVLVKIGFFNRRKKEELEALKADDNRQDQTLEMNSSTEVLDTN